The DNA region GGCTTTTTCTGCAAGAAGTTCAGAAAAAAATGAACCTGCGATTGCACCTATCATAAAAAAGACTATTAGGCCATAATAAATTAAAACATTATGCTTGAAGTCACTATCTTTTGTAGTTAGATAGTGGTATAAGTTTTCCGTTCCGCTTCTGAGGTTTCCAGTGCACATTGTTGTTGCAGAAATATTTCCCCGAATCTTTCTGAAGGCCTGTACCTGAAGGGAACAGACAAAAGAAATCGCAATATTTACATAGACATTAAGTTCACCTTTAGGAACAAAGGAAGAAACAAGAAGAACCACTATTTCCATAAGGATTATAATCTGTCTCCAGTGGATTTTGCTATATTTAAATTTTTCTTTTATGTATTCGGCAATTAAAATACCAAGTCCAAAAGCTGCAATTGGAAGGAAATAAAATAGTGCCTTCATCCATTTCATTTCAATAAGCCTGAGGGCGAAAAATACCATATTTCCTGTCTGGGCATTTGCAAGAACCTTTCCTCTTATAGTAAACGTGTAGGCGTCAGTAAAACCACCTACAAGGCACAGCAGTAATCCAAGTCTGAAGGTTTCAGCTATCTTTTTTTTATTTTCTTTTTTATTTTCCATATGAATAATCTCGCATTATTAAAGAATAATTCTTACAAAATCATTTTTTCTAGGTTTAGGAGAAGGAAGCTCACAGTCACGATAGCCTAAAATACAGAATCCTATTCCAGCATATTTATCTTCCACTCCCCATTCACGAGCAAGATTTCTACCTTCTTCAGATTCAAAAATTTGTCTTGCCCTGTGAATCCAGCATGAATCAACTCCAAGAGCATAAGCGGCATTCATAAGATTTCCCATTACAAGACTTCCGTCTTCAACAAATGTATGTGAAGTAGTGTCTCCAAAAACAACAACTACTGTAGGTGCATTATAAAATGGCTTTGCATCCGGATTTCCCATTACTTTTGCATTCATTACTTCCAGAGTTTTTATAAGTTCGGCATTCTGTATGGCAACAATGGATGTTCCCTGAATACCTCTGCCATTTGCGGCATATGTTCCTGCTTCAAGTATTTGATTTAAAAGACCTGTGTCAATCTTATCATTTTTATATTTTTTTATGCTTCTTCTTTCAATCAGATTTTTCAGTGTTTCATTCATAAGATTTCCTCCTGCTGATAAAAATGTTTTTATAATATTATAACAGAAAATTTTAAATTTTAAAAGATTGACAATATGAAATTTAGAGTATATAATGTATATGTAAAAAATAAGGAAATAATATAAAATTTATATTTCTGGTCTATTTGTTACCGACAATACAATTTTTGGGCTTTACTCTATTATAATGGGGTCATCTCTTTATATGCTGAATCAGGAAAATCACGGCGGTCAAGACTTAGCACGGATTCTGTACATCATTATAAACATGACTACCACCTGTACACTTTTACAGGCTACCAAAAATTAAGTCGAAACGGTAGATCGGATTTTTTTATTAAAATTTTTATTGAAAAATAACAAAAAAATTAATGTTAATATTTTCTTTTAAAAGTTGAAAAAGGATAAAGATAATAGAAATCCAGTTTTATCAATGGTAAAAGATAAGAAAAAAGGATTTAAAATAACAGTAAGTTGAAAAAGGTAAAAAATTTTTTTTAGGAGAGTATTGCTTTTTATCAAAATCAGGGTATATTTTATTAGTACTTATTTTTAAAAAAGATTTTATCTTTTTTGTCTTTTCATAGCGTTACTTGAAGAGTGGATCCCCAACCACTCTTCTTCTTTTATTCAAATATTTTAATTTTATAGATTTTCACAATTCAATTTATATTTGCCACTTTTGATTTTTGTAAGAATTCCTTTGTCACATAGGAAAGAAATTTCTCTCGATAGGGAAGGACGTGTAACTTCAAATTTTTTAGCTAGTTCAGAAATACTAGGCTTAAATGAAATATATCCATTTTTCTGGTTTTCCTTAATATAGCTGAGGACTTTTTCATTTATAGTTTTATTCATAAAGTTAAACCATATTCTTTTAGAAAGAAGCTGCCCCTTATTTGAAATTTCATCCAGAAAATTAACAAGAAGCCTTTCATCCTTCTGCATGGCATTCAGAAAATTATCCTTATTTAAAAATAAAAATTTTGAATTTTCCGTAGAAATAAGATCTACAGGGAAAGTTCTGCTGCTTCCAAAAATAAAGGCGGGAGCAATAAGCTGATACGGAGTAATGTAGTCAATAGTTATAGTATCCCCGTTAAATTTCTGCATTTCTCCTTTGGAAGTTCCTGACAGAATAATGATAATCTGTTCAAGTGCATCTCCCCTAAAAAAAACAGTTTCCCCCTTTTTGTAGTTTTTAATCTGAAAATTCAGAGTTTTCAGAATTTCTTTGATTTCTTCTATATTAAAACCTTTAAATAAAGGTATTTTAGACATTATTTCATAAAGTTCCTGAGGTTTCATAAAGTAATCACTCCCTGCATTGAATTTATATAAAATATTTTTCAGTTATCAGATTATACCATAATATTATGTAAATTTTACATTTTTAGGAAAAAATGATTTTTTCTATTTAAAAAAGATACAATGTAGGTTATAATTACTATGTAAAATTAAAAAGTAAACCGGAATTTTAAGAATGGAGGAAATGGAAATGGAGGATGAAAAAGTTCTCATAATAAATACCGGAGGAACAATAAGCATGGTTCATTCAGATAAAAATGATCCTGAAAGTGCCTTAAGACCTTCAAAATCATGGAGTGAAGTTGTGAAAAACTATCAGTTTCTGGAAAATCTGAATGTAGGATACGCACAAATAAAGGATGTTATAGATTCTTCAGATATGAATTGTGAAGTATGGAAGGAAATTGCTGAAATAATAGATGAAAATTACTATAAATATAAGGGATTTGTTATTCTGCATGGAACAGACACAATGTCCTATACTGCAGGGATGCTGTCCTTTATGCTGAAAAATTTAGGAAAGACGGTTATTCTTACGGGAGCACAGAGACCTATTCAGGAAGTCAGAAGTGATGGGCTTCAGAATCTTTTAACTTCCATTGAAATAATAGAAAGACAGAATAGAATTCCGGCTGGAAAAAGTGAGTATGGATTACCCATAATACCTGAAGTATGTGTTTTTTTCAGGGATTATCTCTTTAGGGGGAACAGGTCGCGAAAACTGAATACATCAAACTATTTTGGATTTTCTTCTCCAAATTATCTGTTTCTAGGGGAAGCCGGATCAAAAATAAAAGTATATGAAGACAGGCTTTTAAAAATGCCAAAACCTGAAGAAAAATTTTATGTAGATTATGAAATAGACACTAATGTGATAATTCTTGATATTTTTCCTGGTTTCAATCCGGAAGTTCTTCTGAAAATTTTTTCAGGAAATGGAAATATGAAGGGACTTATCCTGAAAACATATGGAAATGGAAATGCTCCGCAAAATAAGGAATTTTTAAAGGCGTTAAAATTTGTAATTGATTCAGGCGTAGTAGTGCTGAATGTTACCCAATGCAATGAAGGAAGTGTGGAAATGGGAATTTATGAAGCAAGCTCAGAACTTGTGAAACTTGGTGTGATAAGTGGATATGATATGACTCCTGAAGCTGCCATTACAAAATTTATGCATATTTTAGGAAAATATAATGATGTGGAAATAATAAAAGAAAAGCTGAATGAGAACATTGCAGGGGAAATTTCAGGAGTATAAAATAAAAGAAGTAAAAAAATAAAAAAAATTTAAAATTATACTTGTTTAATTAAAAAAAATATGTTAGAATATCACGTACATTTAAAAAGGATATTCCGCTTTTATTGTTGCTGCCGAAGAATATCGGTATAGATGAAATGAATATCGCGTAAAGAAGGGAGTGGATTTCTTGAAAGAGAAATTAATCGAATTAGTAGAAAAAGATTATCTTAAATCTGATATTCCTCAATTTAAAGCAGGGGACACAATAGCTGTTCACTACAGAGTAAAAGAAGGAAACAAAGAAAGAATACAGGTTTTTGAAGGTGTAGTTATTAGAGTTTCTGGAGGAAGCGTAGCTAAAAACTTCACTATAAGAAAAGTATCTTCAGGTATAGGTGTTGAAAGAATAATACCTATCAATTCTCCTTTAATCGAAAAAATAGAAGTTAAGAGAATAGGAAAAGTAAGAAGAGCAAGATTATATTATTTAAGAAACTTATCAGGAAAAGCTGCTAGAATTAAAGAAATTAGAAAGTAGCTATAAGCTAGCAATTGCTAGCTTTTTCTGTTTATAGGAAAGGAAAAAGATGAATATATTGTTATGGGGAATATTTTATTTAGTAACAGCTGTATTTCTTGTATATTTCTTTTTTAAGGAAAAGGAAGTTATAGATTTTGTAAAAGCTAAAGAAGATTTGCTACTGAATAAAATTTCATTAGAAGAAAATGATAAAAATGTAATGAGAGGAAATATCATTACTATAATAGGATTATTAGTGACAGCTTTATTTTTTTATATTTCAGACAGGACACCTGATCCTAATGTAGGAATAAAAATAATAGGTATATATGGGATGTTTATATTAAACGTTGTATTTCTTGTACTTCGTGCACAGCATGAATGGATATTTATGGGAAATATAGTAATGCTTATACTTGGTCGTCTAATGTTTAATATAATGGATGTTAAATTTTATATATTTTTAGTAATAAATGCAATATTAGCCGTAATTCTAATCTTTTTATTCAGACGTCCTACTAAAGAGGAAATTACAGAAAGAACTCTTCTGGAGGAAATGAAGGAAGATAAAAATAAAAGCAATGAAAAGGTTACGATAGAAAATCTTGAGGAAAAAATAGAAGTTGAAAAGAAACGTAGAAGCAGTTTTGGAAAAGCTCTTCACAGGGTTGATATGTCGGTAATGGCAGTAGTGCTTGTACTTCTTATACAGACTTTCTATATTGGGAATTATGTAATTCCTACAGGATCAATGGAAGAAACAATAAAGATAAAAGACAGAGTTTTTGCAAATATGGTAAAATATAAATTTACATCTCCAAAGGTAAATGATATTGTGGCATTTAAAGAACCTGTTACAAATAAGCTTATGTTTACAAAAAGGTTGGTAGGGGTAGCAGGGCAGACTTTACAGATTAAAGATATACAGGAAATGAATCTGACAGATCCTTCAATGGTTGATGAAGACACAGGAAACGTTACAGTATCAACTGTTGATGCTGGAAATATTTATTTAGATGATAAAAAAGCTGAAAAACTGAATAGACCATATACTAAAGAAGGTTTTTTATTAGACAGCAAAATATATATTCCTAAAAAAGGTGATAAAGTAAAAATTGATAAAATAGTTATAATTCCTAAAGGAAAAGCAAGAGTGAAAAAAACAGATAACTTTGTTACCGGAACTTACTGGTCAGGATATGGTGACGGGAATTACAAATATCTGACTCCGGAAGAATTTTTAGCTAGGGTAGGTACAGATAAAGGATTTAAGGATATAATAGGAAATGAAGATCATTATGAGGAAGGTAATCCAAAATATGATGTATACTATACATTCTTTCTTAAAGTGGAAGGAAGAGATGAACTTGTACTTCCTATAATGGACTTTAAATATGATGATGCCCTGTTCCTGAAACTGTTAAAGGGAGAAACTTTGACTCTTGATAAGAACTATTATATCGCTATGGGAGATAACACTACAAACAGTCTTGATTCAAGATTTTTTGGATATGTTGCAGAAGACAGGATAAAAGGGAAGTTACTATTAAGATGGTGGCCATTAAACAGACTGGGATTAATATAATAAAAATTGGAGCAGGGATTGAATCTCCTGAAATAGTCGAAAAGCTTACAAAAATTCACAATGAAAATTTTGAAGAAAAGAAAAATGAAAGTTATTTTTTAGAAATTCTGAATAATGACCTGTATGATGTTTATTGTTTATCTGAGGAAAAAACTTCAGAAATATCAGGGTATGCAGTATTTTATGATACCTTTGACAGTACGGATCTTTTTGAAATAGCTGTTTTGAAGAAAAAACAGGGGAAAGGATACGGCAATGCATTGCTGAAGTATACAGCTGATATTTTTTGTAAAAATGGAAGGAAAATATTTCTGGAAGTTAATGAAAACAATGAAAAAGCAATAAAACTCTATGAAAAAAATGGGTTTGAAGAAATATCAGTAAGAAAAAATTATTATGGAAATAATCAGAATGCAGTAATTATGATGAAAAATGAAGATATATAAAAAAGATGTTGTGGTAGAAAATATAATATAAAAGGATTGGAGGTAAGGAATTTTCCGGTATGCAGTTAAATTATGGAAAATTCCGGAAATATGAAAAAAGAACTGGATAAAGTTTATTCGCCAACTGAAATTGAAGACAAGTGGTATAAAATATGGGAAGAAAATGGATACTTTAGTGCACAGCATAATGATGAGAAGCCAGGTTACTCAATAGTAATCCCACCTCCTAACGTAACAGGGATACTTCACATGGGACATATGTTGGATAACACTATTCAGGATGCAATAATAAGATATAAAAGAATGAGCGGATTTGATACTTTATGGGTTCCCGGAATGGATCACGCAGGAATTGCAACTCAGAATAAAGTTGAGAGAATGCTGAAGGAACAGGGAACTTCAAAGGAAGAAATCGGAAGGGAAGAATTCCTGAAAAAAACATGGGAATGGAAGGAAAAGCACGGTGGACTTATAACTAAGCAGTTAAGAAAACTGGGAGTTTCTCCTGACTGGTCGAGAGAAAGATTTACAATGGATGAAGGGCTTTCAAGAGCTGTAAAGGAAGTATTTATAAAACTTTACAATGATGGTCTTATTTATAGAGGAGAATACATTGTAAACTGGTGTCCACATGATAAAACTGCCCTTGCAGATGACGAAGTAAACCACTTTGAAAAAAATGGAAAAATATGGGAAATAAAATATCCTATAAAAGATAGTGATGGATATGTTGTAATTGCTACAACAAGACCTGAAACGATGCTGGGAGATACAGGAGTAGCTGTAAATCCTAACGATGAAAGATATAAGGATTTAATAGGAAAAAAGGTAATACTGCCATTAATGGACAGGGAAATACCTGTAGTTGCTGATGAATATGTAGATATGGAATTTGGAACAGGAGTAGTTAAAATGACACCTTCCCACGATCCTAACGACTTTGAAGTGGCAAAAAGAACAGGACTTCCTTTCCTGAATATATTTACAGAAGATGCAAAAGTAAATGAAAATGGTGGAAAATACTGCGGGCTTGAAAGATTTGAAGCAAGAAAGGCTATCCTGAAAGATCTTGAAGAACAGGGATACCTTGTAGGAGTGAAGGAACATAAAAATGCTGTTGGTCACTGTTACAGATGTGACTCAGTAATTGAGCCAAGAGTTTCTACACAATGGTTTGTAAAAATGAAGCCTCTTGCTGAAAGAGCTCTGGAAGTAGTAAAAAATGGTAAAATACAGATAACTCCAAAAAGATGGGAAAAAGTGTACTATAACTGGCTTGAAAATATAAGGGACTGGACAATTTCAAGACAGATCTGGTGGGGACACAGAATACCTGCCTATTATGCGGAAGACGGTTCAATATTTGTAGCTAGGGATTTAGAGGAAGCAAAAGCTCAGGCAAGGGAAAAGTTTGGGAAAGATGTTCCTTTAAGGGAAGAGACAGATGTACTTGATACATGGTTTTCATCAGCTTTATGGCCTTTCTCCACAATGGGATGGCCTGATAAAACAAAGGATCTTGAAAAATTCTTTCCAACAAATGTACTTGTAACAGGGGCAGACATACTGTTCTTCTGGGTAGCAAGAATGGTAATGATGAGTTTATATATAAATGATGAGATACCTTTTGATTATGTATATTTACATGGTCTTATAAGAGATGAACAGGGAAGAAAAATGAGTAAATCCCTAGGAAACTCACCTGATCCTCTAGATCTTATAGATAAATACGGAGCTGATGCAATAAGATTCAGTTTCCTTTACAATACATCACAAGGCCAGGATATACATTTTTCAGAAAAACTTCTTGAAATGGGATCAGCTTTTGCAAATAAAGTATGGAATGCATCAAGATTTGTGTTGTCTAACCTTGAAGATTTTGATGATAAAGTGTCTGTAATGGATTTGGAATTCAAGCTGGAAGACAGATGGATACTGTCAAAACTTCAGTCAGCATCAAAAGCTATAAATGAAAGCATGGAAAAATATGAGCTTGACAGTGCGGCAAAAATAGCCTATGAATTTTTCAGGGGAGATTTCTGTGACTGGTATGTGGAAATTGCTAAAACAAGAGTTTACGGTGGAGAAGGTACAGATAAAGCAACTGCCCAGTGGGTATTGAAACATGTGCTTGATAATGGTCTGAAAATGCTTCATCCATTTATGCCATTTATTACAGAAGAAATATGGCAGAAACTTGAAATAGATGAGCCTACTATAATGCTTTCAGATTTCCCTAAGGAAGACAAGGCTTTAGTAAGTGTTGAATCAGAAAAGGAATTTGACTATCTGAAGGAAGTAGTAACAGCTGTAAGAAATATAAGAGGAGAAAATAATGTTTCCCCTTCAAAGAAAATAGAAGTAATATTCAAGACAGTAAACGAAGGTGAAAAGAAAATACTGGAGCACAATCCTAAAATTTTAGATAAGCTTGCAAATGTTGAAAAATATGACTTTACACCTAATGTTGAAATTCCTGAACTTGTAGGATTCAGACTAGTTGAAACTACTGAAATATATGTTCCGCTTGCTGATCTTATAGACAAGGAAAAGGAAATTGCAAAACTTGAAAAGGATATAGAAAAAACTCAGAAGGAACTGGATAAGGTTTTAGGAAAGCTTTCAAATGAAGCATTTTTATCGAAAGCACCTCAGGCTGTTGTTGACAAGGAAAATGCAATTAAGGAAGAACTTGAAACTAAAATTGCAAAATTCAGGGAATCAATAAACCTGTATAAATAATTTGTGTAAAATAATGAAATTCTGATAAAATTTTATATTTCTGCTACTGGATGAAAAATTTATTAATCTTTAAAAAAAGTAAAAAATGTAGTATAATATAAAAAAGAAATTTTATACATGACATATTAAATGTATAAAAACAAAAAACTTACGAATGGATTAATTTCCGGGAGGGAGAACTTTAATGGGAGCTATGTTTTGGGCAATTGCTACGGCAGTATTTGCAATACTTGAAATTGTGATACCTGGTCTTGTTACAATATGGCTGGCTCTTGCCGCTCTAATTGTGACGGTATTTGCAGGATTTATAAATAATCCTACTGTGGAATTTGTTATTTTTGCGGTATTTTCATTGATTTTTGTAATATTTACAAGACCTGTTTTGAGAAGATACATTCAAAAGGCAGACAAAAAATTCAGTCCTCAAATGAAAGGTTCTGAAATAAAAATCGAAAAAGTTGTAAATACTGACAAACAGAAAAAGGAATATGAAGTAAAATTTAAAGGTTCCATATGGACAGGAACTAGTGATGAATTTTTTAAGGTAGGAGATATTGTCAAAATTAAAAATTTTGAAGGAAATAAGATTATACTTGAA from Leptotrichia sp. oral taxon 215 str. W9775 includes:
- a CDS encoding YoaK family protein, coding for MENKKENKKKIAETFRLGLLLCLVGGFTDAYTFTIRGKVLANAQTGNMVFFALRLIEMKWMKALFYFLPIAAFGLGILIAEYIKEKFKYSKIHWRQIIILMEIVVLLVSSFVPKGELNVYVNIAISFVCSLQVQAFRKIRGNISATTMCTGNLRSGTENLYHYLTTKDSDFKHNVLIYYGLIVFFMIGAIAGSFFSELLAEKALLVCCGILFIVFTVMFKDNI
- a CDS encoding nitroreductase family protein; its protein translation is MNETLKNLIERRSIKKYKNDKIDTGLLNQILEAGTYAANGRGIQGTSIVAIQNAELIKTLEVMNAKVMGNPDAKPFYNAPTVVVVFGDTTSHTFVEDGSLVMGNLMNAAYALGVDSCWIHRARQIFESEEGRNLAREWGVEDKYAGIGFCILGYRDCELPSPKPRKNDFVRIIL
- a CDS encoding Crp/Fnr family transcriptional regulator, with amino-acid sequence MKPQELYEIMSKIPLFKGFNIEEIKEILKTLNFQIKNYKKGETVFFRGDALEQIIIILSGTSKGEMQKFNGDTITIDYITPYQLIAPAFIFGSSRTFPVDLISTENSKFLFLNKDNFLNAMQKDERLLVNFLDEISNKGQLLSKRIWFNFMNKTINEKVLSYIKENQKNGYISFKPSISELAKKFEVTRPSLSREISFLCDKGILTKIKSGKYKLNCENL
- a CDS encoding asparaginase, giving the protein MEDEKVLIINTGGTISMVHSDKNDPESALRPSKSWSEVVKNYQFLENLNVGYAQIKDVIDSSDMNCEVWKEIAEIIDENYYKYKGFVILHGTDTMSYTAGMLSFMLKNLGKTVILTGAQRPIQEVRSDGLQNLLTSIEIIERQNRIPAGKSEYGLPIIPEVCVFFRDYLFRGNRSRKLNTSNYFGFSSPNYLFLGEAGSKIKVYEDRLLKMPKPEEKFYVDYEIDTNVIILDIFPGFNPEVLLKIFSGNGNMKGLILKTYGNGNAPQNKEFLKALKFVIDSGVVVLNVTQCNEGSVEMGIYEASSELVKLGVISGYDMTPEAAITKFMHILGKYNDVEIIKEKLNENIAGEISGV
- the rplS gene encoding 50S ribosomal protein L19; this translates as MKEKLIELVEKDYLKSDIPQFKAGDTIAVHYRVKEGNKERIQVFEGVVIRVSGGSVAKNFTIRKVSSGIGVERIIPINSPLIEKIEVKRIGKVRRARLYYLRNLSGKAARIKEIRK
- the lepB gene encoding signal peptidase I gives rise to the protein MNILLWGIFYLVTAVFLVYFFFKEKEVIDFVKAKEDLLLNKISLEENDKNVMRGNIITIIGLLVTALFFYISDRTPDPNVGIKIIGIYGMFILNVVFLVLRAQHEWIFMGNIVMLILGRLMFNIMDVKFYIFLVINAILAVILIFLFRRPTKEEITERTLLEEMKEDKNKSNEKVTIENLEEKIEVEKKRRSSFGKALHRVDMSVMAVVLVLLIQTFYIGNYVIPTGSMEETIKIKDRVFANMVKYKFTSPKVNDIVAFKEPVTNKLMFTKRLVGVAGQTLQIKDIQEMNLTDPSMVDEDTGNVTVSTVDAGNIYLDDKKAEKLNRPYTKEGFLLDSKIYIPKKGDKVKIDKIVIIPKGKARVKKTDNFVTGTYWSGYGDGNYKYLTPEEFLARVGTDKGFKDIIGNEDHYEEGNPKYDVYYTFFLKVEGRDELVLPIMDFKYDDALFLKLLKGETLTLDKNYYIAMGDNTTNSLDSRFFGYVAEDRIKGKLLLRWWPLNRLGLI
- the rimI gene encoding ribosomal protein S18-alanine N-acetyltransferase, with the translated sequence MVAIKQTGINIIKIGAGIESPEIVEKLTKIHNENFEEKKNESYFLEILNNDLYDVYCLSEEKTSEISGYAVFYDTFDSTDLFEIAVLKKKQGKGYGNALLKYTADIFCKNGRKIFLEVNENNEKAIKLYEKNGFEEISVRKNYYGNNQNAVIMMKNEDI
- a CDS encoding valine--tRNA ligase, encoding MKKELDKVYSPTEIEDKWYKIWEENGYFSAQHNDEKPGYSIVIPPPNVTGILHMGHMLDNTIQDAIIRYKRMSGFDTLWVPGMDHAGIATQNKVERMLKEQGTSKEEIGREEFLKKTWEWKEKHGGLITKQLRKLGVSPDWSRERFTMDEGLSRAVKEVFIKLYNDGLIYRGEYIVNWCPHDKTALADDEVNHFEKNGKIWEIKYPIKDSDGYVVIATTRPETMLGDTGVAVNPNDERYKDLIGKKVILPLMDREIPVVADEYVDMEFGTGVVKMTPSHDPNDFEVAKRTGLPFLNIFTEDAKVNENGGKYCGLERFEARKAILKDLEEQGYLVGVKEHKNAVGHCYRCDSVIEPRVSTQWFVKMKPLAERALEVVKNGKIQITPKRWEKVYYNWLENIRDWTISRQIWWGHRIPAYYAEDGSIFVARDLEEAKAQAREKFGKDVPLREETDVLDTWFSSALWPFSTMGWPDKTKDLEKFFPTNVLVTGADILFFWVARMVMMSLYINDEIPFDYVYLHGLIRDEQGRKMSKSLGNSPDPLDLIDKYGADAIRFSFLYNTSQGQDIHFSEKLLEMGSAFANKVWNASRFVLSNLEDFDDKVSVMDLEFKLEDRWILSKLQSASKAINESMEKYELDSAAKIAYEFFRGDFCDWYVEIAKTRVYGGEGTDKATAQWVLKHVLDNGLKMLHPFMPFITEEIWQKLEIDEPTIMLSDFPKEDKALVSVESEKEFDYLKEVVTAVRNIRGENNVSPSKKIEVIFKTVNEGEKKILEHNPKILDKLANVEKYDFTPNVEIPELVGFRLVETTEIYVPLADLIDKEKEIAKLEKDIEKTQKELDKVLGKLSNEAFLSKAPQAVVDKENAIKEELETKIAKFRESINLYK
- a CDS encoding NfeD family protein, which translates into the protein MGAMFWAIATAVFAILEIVIPGLVTIWLALAALIVTVFAGFINNPTVEFVIFAVFSLIFVIFTRPVLRRYIQKADKKFSPQMKGSEIKIEKVVNTDKQKKEYEVKFKGSIWTGTSDEFFKVGDIVKIKNFEGNKIILERK